Proteins encoded together in one Musa acuminata AAA Group cultivar baxijiao chromosome BXJ3-6, Cavendish_Baxijiao_AAA, whole genome shotgun sequence window:
- the LOC135640398 gene encoding KH domain-containing protein SPIN1-like, which translates to MSGLYTHSFSPARVVSPQIRSTSDVDSQYLAELLAEHQKLGPFMQVLPICSRLLNQEIMRVSGMVSKQGFGDYNQLHHRSPSPMATSTLISSSGVTGYGGWSALPQERLGFPQEVAMNWQGTSTFPSSCIVKKILRLEIPVDAYPNFNFIGRLLGPRGNSLKRVEASTGCRVYVRGKGSIKDLGQEEKLRGRPGYEHLNDPLHILVEAELPANVIEARLRHAQEVIEELLKPVDESQDYYKRQQLRELAVLNSGLRDDSPHPTGSVSPFNNGMKRAKTAR; encoded by the exons ATGTCTGGCTTATATACTCATAGCTTCTCCCCTGCCAGAGTTGTCTCCCCGCAGATAAGAAGCACATCAGATGTGGATAG TCAGTACTTGGCAGAGCTGTTAGCAGAACATCAGAAGCTTGGGCCTTTCATGCAGGTTCTTCCTATATGTAGTCGCTTGTTGAATCAAG AGATAATGCGAGTCTCAGGCATGGTCTCCAAACAAGGGTTTGGTGACTATAACCAGTTGCATCACAGAAGTCCCAGTCCCATGGCTACTTCTACCCTTATTTCTAGTTCTGGGGTGACTGGTTATGGTGGATGGAGTGCGCTCCCACAGGAG AGATTAGGTTTTCCCCAAGAAGTTGCAATGAATTGGCAAGGAACATCAACGTTTCCAAGTTCATGCATTGTAAAGAAAATACTGCGTTTAGAAATTCCAGTGGATGCCTACCCTAAT TTCAATTTCATCGGGCGCCTTCTTGGACCCAGGGGCAATTCGTTAAAAAGAGTTGAAGCATCAACTGGATGTCGTGTTTACGTTAGAGGAAAAGGTTCAATAAAAGATCTTGGCCAG GAGGAAAAACTGAGGGGAAGACCAGGTTATGAACACTTGAATGATCCATTGCATATCCTTGTTGAGGCCGAGTTACCTGCAAATGTTATTGAGGCAAGATTGAGACATGCACAGGAAGTGATAGAAGAATTGCTGAAACCAGTG GATGAATCACAAGATTACTATAAGAGGCAACAGCTTCGAGAATTAGCTGTGTTGAACTCAGGTTTAAGAGATGACAGTCCTCATCCAACCGGCAGTGTTTCTCCGTTCAATAATGGAATGAAACGAGCCAAAACAGCACGATAG
- the LOC103971064 gene encoding uncharacterized protein LOC103971064 yields the protein MLSEKLLGSTELIRHLIILLALLGVLFACQYKAQPPISFASTARSLDALLQDYAYRAIVRPRTGISYNGTVPSNLTGIKIAAIRLRSGSLRKRGVHSFKEFSIPVGVVVQPYVRRLVLVYQSLGNWSSVYYPLPGYSYLTPVLGLLAYDAANLSATNLPELNIVVLESPISINFTNVTPVPSGTIARCVWFGLDGSPYFRDLVSSNVCSTYRQGHFSIVVNSSEIAPSPAPSLTPRPRPSPGGFKSSNKSKVWKIVVGAVGGFVALVFLALLVYFMQRYKQNKKVEQMEQHANAGVSLQTASVGDARVPVASVTRTQPVLENELVA from the coding sequence ATGCTGTCTGAGAAGCTTTTAGGATCCACAGAGTTGATTCGCCACTTGATCATTCTCCTTGCACTCCTTGGGGTGTTGTTTGCGTGCCAGTATAAGGCCCAGCCACCGATTTCTTTTGCAAGCACTGCAAGATCATTAGACGCTCTCCTTCAGGATTATGCTTACCGTGCTATTGTTCGTCCCCGCACCGGGATTTCCTATAATGGTACTGTCCCTTCCAACCTCACTGGCATCAAGATTGCAGCAATAAGGCTCAGAAGTGGGAGTCTGAGAAAGAGGGGAGTTCATAGCTTTAAGGAATTCAGCATTCCAGTTGGTGTAGTTGTGCAACCTTATGTCCGAAGACTGGTCTTGGTTTATCAGAGTCTTGGCAACTGGTCTTCTGTCTACTACCCTCTTCCTGGCTATAGTTACCTGACTCCAGTTCTTGGTCTCCTTGCTTATGATGCGGCAAATTTGTCTGCCACAAACTTGCCTGAGTTAAATATTGTGGTTTTGGAATCACCCATATCCATCAACTTCACAAATGTCACTCCTGTGCCGAGTGGTACAATTGCCAGATGTGTGTGGTTTGGTTTAGATGGCTCGCCATATTTCAGAGACTTGGTATCAAGCAATGTTTGTTCAACATACCGACAGGGCCATTTCTCCATCGTTGTCAACTCCAGTGAGATTGCTCCTTCCCCAGCACCAAGTTTAACACCAAGGCCACGGCCAAGCCCTGGTGGCTTTAAGAGTAGTAACAAGTCGAAGGTGTGGAAGATTGTTGTTGGTGCGGTTGGTGGATTTGTTGCTTTGGTTTTCTTGGCTCTACTTGTTTACTTCATGCAACGTTATAAGCAGAATAAGAAGGTGGAACAGATGGAGCAGCATGCAAATGCAGGAGTATCACTACAAACAGCAAGTGTTGGAGATGCACGAGTGCCGGTGGCTTCAGTGACAAGGACACAGCCGGTCCTGGAGAATGAACTTGTTGCTTGA